CTGCTTTGACCCAGTATTAAATCGTAGACTCCGTTTATAACGACTGAAACATACAAGCTGTAATCCGCAGCAGACCAATCGGGTTCTTTGCCAAAAACCGATGACTCTTTTGTTGGCAAACTGTCAAAAGGAACGCCGGTAAAACATGTTACACCATAACCGGTATTGAGCGATTCTATCACGTTATCAACTACAGATTTATACGCATCCGGCACGGTTTTTTGTTTAAAAAGATCCTGCGAAATAATGCTGGGCGGTCTTGTTTGTTGTCCTTTAATACCGTCCCATGTGTAAACAACATAAACTACGGGAATCGTCTTGCCTTCGGCCGCGAGTGCCGCAATTTTTTCCTTTAGAGTGGGGTCTTTGGCAAAAGATGTGCACGGCAGCATGGTATAAAACAACATGCAGCAGAATAATAAAGTAATTAAGATTCGTCTTTTCATAAAACCTCCTTATTAGTTAAGATAACAGACTCGCGTTGATTACCGGATCATAAAAATTGCATTCGTATTGTAAACCGGAATAGGATTTTTGATAATTTTAGAAACCTATTTCACTTTACAAGCAATACATTCATGTTTGTCATATTTTCTGCTGCGCGGAAATTTCCTTGCGCTCGATCTCCTTAATGAAAAATAAAAGGACTGATTCCTAGCGGGATGTTCAGATGGCGAGGTTTCTTCTCAACCTGATATAGTTATGGATACGACCGGAACCCGCTATTCAATAGAACAGTGTTCAAAGTGATGGGACTATAGATTGGTTCTAATATTGGAAGGCAAGATGTGAGCCGAATTTCATTTTTTGTAAAATAAGCGTTTACAAAACTCAGGTATTGTTCATTAGCGAAAATTCGTTATTTCTAGAGTGGAAAACCGCTTGCAGGGGGAGATATGAATGACGTTTTGATTGTTCAATAATGAAACTTCATACATCACAAATCCGTAAAATAGGTCAGTTTTTTGAAAGAAAATCCATATGGTCACGTTCCTCTTATGGTGTATCCTCCTCGTTCTTTGTTGGCCGCTGGCCATTGCTGCATTAATCGTTTATCCGTTCCTCTGGCTGATCTTTCTTCCCTTTCGAATCATCGGCATTACGCTGGACGGAGTACTGAAATTGATTTATGCTTTATTTGCACTGCCGTTTAAGATTGTCAGCGGTTCAAAGCTGAGGAACTGACAAAGTTTTTAGTGTTGCGGTAGCATTGCGTTTCGGTAAGGAGCAAATGATCTATTCCAGCGCGGAGAATTGATGCAGGCGTGAGAATCAGGAAGCGTCTATTTCAATATCGTATTTCTTCATTTTATCCCGAAACGTAGATAGGCTCATGCCGAGCGCTTTGGCGGCGATGGAACGATTACCGTCGGCTTGGCGGACTGCCTGGCGGATGAGGTTGGATTCGAGGCAGGCGGTGATCTGATCGAACGTCATGTTCCCGTCAACAAAACAACGGTTACATGCTTTCAGCAAATAATCTATCGGATTTTCTTCACGAATTTCTTTAGGTAAGTCCTGGATGCCGATTTCTTTGGTAACAAAGAGTGACATCCGTTGAATCGTGTTCCGCAATTCCCGCACATTGCCGGGCCAATGGTATTGAATCAGCGCACGCATGGCATCGGGTGAGACGGTAATCGTCTTATCGGGCGCGAACCGCTGAAGATAATGTTCGATCAACAGCGGAACGTCTTCACGCCGGTCACGTAGCGGAGGAATGGTCACCGGAACGACGTTGATCCGGTAAAAAAGATCGGCGCGGAACAGCCCGCGTTCAACCAGTTCCTTCAGATCGATCTTGGATGCCGTGATAAGGCGAACATCAATAGGAATGGATGTGTGTCCGCCGATCTTCATTAATTCACGCGACTCCAAGACGCGCAGAAGTTTGGACTGAAGATGAAGCGGAAAATCGTCAATGTCGTCGAGGAAAATACTTCCGGTATCGGCAAGTTCAAATAACCCTTTTTTCTCCGTTGATGCGCTCGTGAAGGCGCCTTTCTCATGCCCGAAGAGTTCGCTCTCCAGAAGTTCCGCCGGCAGCGCCGACAAGCCGATCTTCACAAAGGGTTGCATACTGCGCGAACTCGTGCGGTGAATGTATTCTGCAACCAGTTCTTTTCCCACACCGGTTTCTCCGATCAGCAGAATAGAACTGTCGGACGCCACCGTCTTATCGAGGTTCGCCAAGATCGAACGCATCGTATCATTTTGCGTGATCAATGTGACGGATTTACTCATCATAGTTAGACTTGTTCAGTTCTTTAACGCACAAAATAGAAGAAAATTAAAAGCATATAACAAGAGATAAATAATGAAAAAGTCGAAACACCATAGAAACGTTGGGAAGTAATACACGGATTGTCAAAAAACTTAAACATTTTTTATTTTATGTTTAGTGTTATTCATTGTATAGTCTCTTGAAACGTTCAGAGGTTATTATAATTTGACGATCCGTAGACAGTTCCATTCAGCAAATTCTCGGCAACTGTTCTCCCGACAGCATATCAACGATTCGCAGACTGCCGATGGACGTTTTCATCACTACATTTTTTGGATGTTCCGAAACTACTTTTCCGATGATCCGAGTGTCCTTTCCTAACGGATGAGCGCGCATGGCGTTCAGAACTTTCTCCGCGTCTTCCTGCGCGATTAAGGCCAGCAGTTTTCCTTCGTTGGCAATGTACAACGGGTCGAGGCCGAGAATCTCGCAGGCGCCTTTAACCTCTTCGGTGATAGAAATTTTATCTTCTTCAATATGAATACCGATATTGGCGGTCACGGCAATTTCGTTCACCGCGCTGGCAATACCGCCGCGCGTAGGATCGCGGAGAACGTGGATGTTCTTTGTAACACTAAACATCGCTTCGACCAATCCGTTGAGCGCCGCCGTATCGCTTTCAACCGTTGTTTCAAATGTCAGTCCTTCGCGCGCCGACATGATGGCGATACCATGATCGGCTATGCGGCCGTTGAGTAATATGACGTCGCCGATTTTCGCATTGAGCGGCGAAATATTTATTCCCTTATCAATAATCCCAATTCCGGAAGTATTGATAAATATCTTATCGCCTTTGCCTTTATCCACCACTTTTGTATCGCCGGTTACGATTTGAACGCCGGCTTTTTCTGCAGCACGTTTCATGGACAACACGACCTTCCAAAGATCTTCCATTGGAAAACCTTCTTCTAAAATAAAACCTGCGGACATATAAAGCGGCTTAGCGCCGCACATGGCAAGGTCATTGACGGTACCGTTGACAGCAAGATCACCGATATCGCCGCCCGGAAAGAATATCGGCTGTACTACGTACGAATCCGTTGAAAAAGCAAAACGATTTCCGCCCGCCTCAAATATTGCGCCATCATGTTCCGCATGCAATAACGGGCTGTCGAACTGCGAAAAGAACAATTTTTGTATCAATTGATGAGAGAGGGTTCCGCCGCCGCCGTGCGCGAGCAATACTTTTTCATACTCGCTGATCGGAATGGGGCAGCCTAAGCCGGAGCCGATGTCCATAGGTTCATTCATGGTTGTTCCGTTTCACAATAATTTCCAAATCTCAAAACTCAAATTCCAAATAAATATCAATTTCAAAACTCCAATTGAAGAACAATTCATGAAACTTCAGTTTGGCATTTGAAACTTATTTGGATTTTGTGATTTGTTATTTTGACCTTCACGATCCTTTCTAACCTGTTTTACTGATCTTCCCATAATGGAAATATGCCGCGCAGGCGCCCTCGGACGATACCATTGGCGCGCCGAGCGGATGTTCCGGTGTACATTCTTTTCCGAACGCGGAACAAGCAATTGGTTTTTTTAATCCCTGCAAAACCTCACCTGCTATGCATATGGAGGACTCGGGTTGAGAGATGTTTTTTACTTTAAAAATCTTCTCTGCATCGAACTCCGCGAAAGCTTCTTTTAGCTGATAGCCGCTTTTGGGGATAGTTCCAATGCCGCGCCATTTCCGGTCTACAGTATCGAATATTTCCGATAGAAGTCTTTTCGCCGGAATATTACCCTCTTTCTGAACCACGCGACTGTATTGATTTTCCACTGTATGTTTTTTTTCTTCCAATTGCTTTACTGCCAGGCATACCCCATGCAAGATATCTACCGGTTCGAATCCGGTAACGACGATCGGAATTTTGTATTTTGCCGCGAGCGGAATATATTCATCATAACCCATTACCGTACACACATGGCCCGCTGCGAGAAATCCCTGAATTTTTGTGAGAGGGGAGGACAAAAGCGCTTCGATAGCGGGCGGAACGAGCACGTGCGAACAAAGGATCGAAAAGTTTTTTATATTCCGGCGTTTTGCTTCCGCAACGGCCATCGCGTTAGGCGGCGCAGTAGTCTCAAATCCGACGGCGAAGAACACCACTTTCTTATCCGGATTTTTTTCAGCAAGGAGAACGGCGTCGAGCGGGGAGTAGAGCATTTTAACCTGAAAGCCATTGGCTTTCACGCTTAGCAGATCATTCTTGGATCCCGGAACTCTGAGCATATCGCCAAACGATGTAAATATCACGTCGTCACGGGAAGCAATCGCGATTGCTTTGTCAATCATTTCAAGCGGAGTCACGCAGACCGGACATCCGGGGCCGTGAACCAGCGTGATCGAATCGGGCAGAAGATCTTCGATACCGTATTTTAGAATCGTATGCGTCTGCCCGCCGCAAATTTCCATGATCGTCCATGGTTGCGTGGCTGTTTTTTTGATCAGTTCGGCAAAATGTTTTGCGGCTTTGGCATCGCGGTATTCGTCAATATAGCGCACGGATCACCTCGTTACGTTTTAATGGCGGTTTCGGCATTAAATTTCTTCCGTTCCTCCTCTTCCTCGATTAGTTCTCCCATTTCCGTCAGCATGCGCAAAGTTTCTTCCGCTTCTTTTTCGTCAATTTTACTTAGAGCAAAACCTACGTGCACAAGAACATAATCGCCGATCTTTGCCTCGGGCAGCCATTCGAGGCACACGTCTTTACCGACGCCGCCGAAATTAACTTTGGCCATACGAAGCGCGGCCGAATCGTCGATGGAAATTATTTTTCCGGGAACGGCAAGACACATATTTATCTCCTTCTTAATTTAAAAGACTCACCAAAAATCAAATATGAAATATCAAAACTCAAAAGTGAAAATTGGACGATGATGAAATGTTGCCCTTTAGTCTTTTTGATATGTAATTTTAATTTATGAGATTTGATTTTTTATTTGCTCCTATTAGGTAAAGTATTCCTAAACCAACGAATGTTCCATTTCAGTTTTTGACTTTCTATGCACGCTCTGAATAGCGATCGCAACTTGCCCGACTGCAATTCCTCCGTCGTTGGTCGGTATGCGCTGATGCCAGTAGACTTTGAATCCATCGGCTTTTAGGCGCTGAACCGTTTTTTCCAGCAGAACGGCATTTTGAAAACAACCGCCGCTGAGGATGACTTTTTGGTCGCCGGTCTCTTTTGCCACGGCAACGATCATTTCAGCCAAAGTATTGTGAAATTTTGCCGCTAGAATTGAGGCCGGAACTTTTCGTCTTAGTTCAATCAAAATTGCTTCGATCATCGGCTGCCAATCGAGGATTACGCGTTCTGTACGTCGGAGTTCGAAATCAAAAATTCCTGTAATCGCAGAATCTGCAGCGAATTCGAGCATCATGGCGGACTGTCCTTCATAATTTGTATGTTGGCGTAAACCGATGAGCGACGCTACGGCGTCAAATAAGCGCCCTGCGCTCGAAGTAATGGGCGAGTTGATCTTCTTTGACAACATCTGATGAATAACAATGGCTTCTTCAGATTTAAAATTACTAAGTAATCCCTGATGATCGGTGAAAAGTTGCTCGCCAAACATTTCATACAAAATTCCCACCGCGCAGCGTCGAGGTTCTTTAACCGCTTTTTCCCCGCCGGGCAATCGGAATTGCCGAAGTTGTGCAACGTGTTTAAATCCGTCGTCATTTGAAATAAAAAATTCACCGCCCCAGATCGTTCCGTCATGGCCGTATCCCGTACCGTCCCAGGAAACGCCGAGCGCTTGTCCTTCGATCTGATTTTCCAAACGGCACGCCGCTATATGCGCTTCATGATGCTGTACTTGGATGGGATATTCTGCCAAGGTTTCTGCGAATTTACTCGACAGATATTCCGGATGTTTATCACAGGCGATGGTTTTGGGTTTAACATTATACAGTTGCCGGAAATCCTGACCCACTTTGAAAAATGTGGTATAAGCTTCCTGCGTTGACAGATCGCCGATATGCTGACTTGTAAAAATATTTTTATCAATAGAAATGGCAATAGTGTTTTTTAAGTGCCCGCCAACAGCCATAACGGAAGGGCCTTCGATGCTTTCCATGTGATTAATTGTTATCGGCAACGGCGCATATCCGCGCGCGCGGCGCATGATCATTTCACGGCCCATGACAACACGAACAATAGAATCATCCACATGGCGAACAATCGGTCGGTCATGAACGAGGAAAAAATCTGCGATTTCATGTAATCGATTTACCGCTTCATCTTCGGCCGTCGCCATCGGTTCCTCTGATACATTTCCGCTGGTTGCGACGACCGGGAGTTTCAATTGGCGCAGAAGAATATGATGCAACGGTGTATAGGGAAGCATCGCGCCTAGATAAGGGTTTTCCGGGGCAACCGAAAGCGATACTTTCGAGCGACGGACATTTTCTTTTCTCCGCACTAATACGATTGGCGATTCGGCGGAATGTAACAATCGTTCCTCGAAGTTCGAAATCTCACAGTGTTGTTGAATAGATTTCATAGTGGGAAACATGACCGCGAACGGTTTTTCCTCGCGTTTTTTTCGTTCGCGTAAACGGCCGATGACCTTATCATCGTCCGCGCGGCAGATCAGTTGATAGCCTCCCAGGCCTTTCATGGCAACGATCCGGCCGTTTTTTATGGCGTCTACTATAAATTGTATCGCGGTGTCAAGGCCGGCCAGCATATTCCGATCTTTGTCCCAAACTTCTATATGCGGCCCGCAATCCGGACAAGCGATCGGCTGGGCATGAAAGCGTCGGTCTAACGGATTATCGTATTCATTCTTACATGATTCACACATTTTAAATTGTTTCATAGATGTATTCGGACGGTCATACGGCAACGATTCTATAATCGAAAACCGAGGCCCGCAGTGCGTGCAATTGATAAATGGATAAAGATACCGGCGGTTTTTCAAATCAAACATTTCCGTGAGGCATTCATCACAAACGGCCAGGTCAGGCATGATAAACGCCGATTTTTTCCCGTTTGAATCGCTTTCGCGAATCTGAAAATCGATATATCCTGCCGGATCAAGAAATGAAAATTCCATACTATAGATAATCGCATGAGGCGGCTTTTTGAATTGAATTTGTAGTACGAAACGGTCTAATATTTCTTTTTCACCTTCTGCTTCAATTAACACGCCGGTTGGTGAATTGAGCACAAAACCCGGCAAACCTACTTCATGCGCAAGTTTATAAATAAAAGGGCGAAAACCCACGCCCTGAACTGCTCCCCGGATCGTTATGTGAATACGTGTTTTCACTTTTTTATTTGTGACTCAAGCCAACTGCACCATTCGGCCATACCTTTATCTGTTGTGCATGATGTTTCAAAAATTGTCAATGACGGATTGATCGAACGAGCGTTTGTTTTCATTGTCTCAATATTGCAGGGCAAATAAGGAAGAAGATCGGTTTTGTTGATAATCAGAACGGATGCATTACGAAACATCGCAGGATATTTGAGCGGTTTGTCATCGCCTTCCGTTGTGCTGAGTACTACTACTTTTGTTGTTTCGCCCAGATCATATCCCGCAGGGCAAACGAGATTGCCTACGTTTTCAATAATTAACATCTGAGTGTCGCTTATATCCAGTTGATCGAACGCATCCCGCACGAGCGCGGCTTCAAGATGGCATGCGCCGTTGGTAACAATCTGCACAACGGGAATATCCAGCACGTTTATTCTCTGCGCATCCAGATCGGTCTGCACATCGCCTTCAATGACTGAAATTTTGACTTTGTTTTTGAGATGATATA
The sequence above is drawn from the bacterium genome and encodes:
- a CDS encoding HypC/HybG/HupF family hydrogenase formation chaperone encodes the protein MCLAVPGKIISIDDSAALRMAKVNFGGVGKDVCLEWLPEAKIGDYVLVHVGFALSKIDEKEAEETLRMLTEMGELIEEEEERKKFNAETAIKT
- the hypE gene encoding hydrogenase expression/formation protein HypE; this translates as MDIGSGLGCPIPISEYEKVLLAHGGGGTLSHQLIQKLFFSQFDSPLLHAEHDGAIFEAGGNRFAFSTDSYVVQPIFFPGGDIGDLAVNGTVNDLAMCGAKPLYMSAGFILEEGFPMEDLWKVVLSMKRAAEKAGVQIVTGDTKVVDKGKGDKIFINTSGIGIIDKGINISPLNAKIGDVILLNGRIADHGIAIMSAREGLTFETTVESDTAALNGLVEAMFSVTKNIHVLRDPTRGGIASAVNEIAVTANIGIHIEEDKISITEEVKGACEILGLDPLYIANEGKLLALIAQEDAEKVLNAMRAHPLGKDTRIIGKVVSEHPKNVVMKTSIGSLRIVDMLSGEQLPRIC
- the hypB gene encoding hydrogenase nickel incorporation protein HypB, with protein sequence MSLITLERKVLEKNDVIAQTIRNRLREKNIFAINLLSSPGSGKTSLVERTIYHLKNKVKISVIEGDVQTDLDAQRINVLDIPVVQIVTNGACHLEAALVRDAFDQLDISDTQMLIIENVGNLVCPAGYDLGETTKVVVLSTTEGDDKPLKYPAMFRNASVLIINKTDLLPYLPCNIETMKTNARSINPSLTIFETSCTTDKGMAEWCSWLESQIKK
- a CDS encoding sigma-54-dependent Fis family transcriptional regulator → MMSKSVTLITQNDTMRSILANLDKTVASDSSILLIGETGVGKELVAEYIHRTSSRSMQPFVKIGLSALPAELLESELFGHEKGAFTSASTEKKGLFELADTGSIFLDDIDDFPLHLQSKLLRVLESRELMKIGGHTSIPIDVRLITASKIDLKELVERGLFRADLFYRINVVPVTIPPLRDRREDVPLLIEHYLQRFAPDKTITVSPDAMRALIQYHWPGNVRELRNTIQRMSLFVTKEIGIQDLPKEIREENPIDYLLKACNRCFVDGNMTFDQITACLESNLIRQAVRQADGNRSIAAKALGMSLSTFRDKMKKYDIEIDAS
- the hypD gene encoding hydrogenase formation protein HypD, producing MRYIDEYRDAKAAKHFAELIKKTATQPWTIMEICGGQTHTILKYGIEDLLPDSITLVHGPGCPVCVTPLEMIDKAIAIASRDDVIFTSFGDMLRVPGSKNDLLSVKANGFQVKMLYSPLDAVLLAEKNPDKKVVFFAVGFETTAPPNAMAVAEAKRRNIKNFSILCSHVLVPPAIEALLSSPLTKIQGFLAAGHVCTVMGYDEYIPLAAKYKIPIVVTGFEPVDILHGVCLAVKQLEEKKHTVENQYSRVVQKEGNIPAKRLLSEIFDTVDRKWRGIGTIPKSGYQLKEAFAEFDAEKIFKVKNISQPESSICIAGEVLQGLKKPIACSAFGKECTPEHPLGAPMVSSEGACAAYFHYGKISKTG
- the hypF gene encoding carbamoyltransferase HypF codes for the protein MKTRIHITIRGAVQGVGFRPFIYKLAHEVGLPGFVLNSPTGVLIEAEGEKEILDRFVLQIQFKKPPHAIIYSMEFSFLDPAGYIDFQIRESDSNGKKSAFIMPDLAVCDECLTEMFDLKNRRYLYPFINCTHCGPRFSIIESLPYDRPNTSMKQFKMCESCKNEYDNPLDRRFHAQPIACPDCGPHIEVWDKDRNMLAGLDTAIQFIVDAIKNGRIVAMKGLGGYQLICRADDDKVIGRLRERKKREEKPFAVMFPTMKSIQQHCEISNFEERLLHSAESPIVLVRRKENVRRSKVSLSVAPENPYLGAMLPYTPLHHILLRQLKLPVVATSGNVSEEPMATAEDEAVNRLHEIADFFLVHDRPIVRHVDDSIVRVVMGREMIMRRARGYAPLPITINHMESIEGPSVMAVGGHLKNTIAISIDKNIFTSQHIGDLSTQEAYTTFFKVGQDFRQLYNVKPKTIACDKHPEYLSSKFAETLAEYPIQVQHHEAHIAACRLENQIEGQALGVSWDGTGYGHDGTIWGGEFFISNDDGFKHVAQLRQFRLPGGEKAVKEPRRCAVGILYEMFGEQLFTDHQGLLSNFKSEEAIVIHQMLSKKINSPITSSAGRLFDAVASLIGLRQHTNYEGQSAMMLEFAADSAITGIFDFELRRTERVILDWQPMIEAILIELRRKVPASILAAKFHNTLAEMIVAVAKETGDQKVILSGGCFQNAVLLEKTVQRLKADGFKVYWHQRIPTNDGGIAVGQVAIAIQSVHRKSKTEMEHSLV